A window of Bradyrhizobium sp. AZCC 1610 contains these coding sequences:
- a CDS encoding RNA-binding S4 domain-containing protein — protein sequence MERQRLDKWLWHARVVKARTSAAALVEAGHVRINGVRETAPGHSVKIGDVLTIGLDRSVRLLKVVGFSERRGDAAAARVLYDDLQNGKQ from the coding sequence TTGGAGCGGCAGCGTCTCGACAAGTGGCTGTGGCACGCGCGGGTGGTGAAGGCCCGCACCTCCGCTGCCGCGCTCGTCGAGGCCGGTCACGTCCGCATCAACGGCGTGCGCGAAACGGCGCCCGGCCACTCGGTGAAGATAGGCGACGTCTTGACGATCGGGCTCGATCGCAGCGTGCGCCTTCTCAAAGTGGTGGGATTTTCCGAGCGGCGGGGCGACGCTGCGGCCGCGCGCGTGCTCTATGATGATTTGCAGAACGGCAAACAATAA
- a CDS encoding MBL fold metallo-hydrolase translates to MSSLRPARAAVHAVPVHKSGSLETLVVSDGHFFLPVGFLATPDSPPAEREAALNATGQTADQLQLVNTVAVIRSRSDVVLVDTGTGPRHQSTAGKLAENLKAAGIPPAAVTKIVLTHGHPDHLWGVLDAHDNPIYPNASYLVSAVEWNLWADPDVMRRLPAVLATNDRIINGAKNHFSHARDKMRTVRDGDEIVSGVQVIDTPGHTQGHISVEIAGGDGLVVVADALTHAVISFQHPSWPVPVDHEPDRGISTRLRLLDRLVIDKRRLIGAHLPFPGTGFVERKDGAYRFVPT, encoded by the coding sequence GTGTCTTCGCTGCGACCGGCAAGAGCAGCCGTCCACGCGGTACCGGTCCACAAATCAGGCAGCCTCGAGACTCTGGTCGTAAGCGACGGCCATTTCTTCCTTCCAGTGGGCTTCCTCGCGACGCCGGACTCTCCGCCCGCCGAGCGCGAAGCTGCCCTGAACGCAACCGGACAAACCGCCGACCAGCTCCAGCTCGTGAACACTGTCGCGGTGATCCGTAGCCGGTCCGATGTGGTCCTGGTCGACACGGGCACCGGCCCGCGCCACCAGTCCACGGCGGGAAAGCTTGCGGAGAACCTCAAAGCTGCCGGCATTCCACCTGCGGCCGTGACCAAGATCGTCCTGACCCACGGCCATCCCGACCACCTGTGGGGCGTCCTCGACGCGCATGACAACCCGATCTATCCGAATGCGAGCTATCTCGTTTCGGCCGTCGAATGGAATCTTTGGGCCGACCCGGATGTGATGCGAAGGTTGCCGGCAGTCTTAGCAACCAACGATCGCATCATCAATGGCGCCAAGAACCATTTCTCGCACGCCAGAGACAAGATGAGGACGGTACGGGATGGCGATGAGATTGTCAGCGGCGTGCAGGTCATCGATACGCCAGGGCATACCCAGGGCCACATCTCGGTCGAAATCGCCGGTGGCGATGGTCTCGTCGTCGTTGCGGACGCGCTTACGCACGCTGTGATCTCATTCCAGCATCCGTCGTGGCCGGTGCCCGTCGACCATGAGCCCGATCGCGGCATCTCGACCCGCCTACGCCTGCTTGATCGACTCGTCATTGACAAGCGCCGGCTGATCGGCGCTCACCTGCCGTTCCCTGGCACCGGCTTCGTCGAGCGCAAGGATGGCGCCTATCGCTTCGTTCCGACTTGA
- a CDS encoding DUF1326 domain-containing protein has protein sequence MADQWLFKSETYDNCNCAMNCGCQFNLPSTHGYCQSAFVGTIVEGHFNDTPLSGLNWAALYKWPGEIKDGNGRRQIVIDERGDEAQRIALETIISGEACEPLSNLFAVFASTCSEFCETLFLPIDFDADLELRTARVEIPGHHAEHRQAEDQRIYWSTIPHCAGAS, from the coding sequence ATGGCTGATCAATGGCTATTCAAGAGCGAGACTTATGATAACTGCAATTGCGCTATGAATTGTGGTTGCCAGTTCAACCTGCCGAGTACTCACGGCTATTGTCAGTCGGCCTTCGTCGGCACCATCGTTGAAGGCCACTTCAACGATACGCCGCTCTCAGGTTTGAACTGGGCGGCACTGTACAAGTGGCCCGGCGAAATCAAGGACGGAAACGGCCGGCGCCAGATCGTTATCGACGAGCGTGGGGATGAAGCTCAACGAATCGCGCTTGAAACGATCATCTCAGGCGAGGCATGCGAACCATTGAGCAATCTTTTCGCCGTATTCGCGTCCACATGCTCGGAATTTTGCGAGACGTTGTTCCTACCGATTGACTTCGATGCAGACTTGGAACTCAGAACCGCAAGGGTAGAGATACCCGGCCATCATGCGGAGCACCGGCAGGCCGAAGATCAACGAATTTACTGGTCAACCATTCCACATTGCGCTGGCGCGTCCTAG
- a CDS encoding CarD family transcriptional regulator translates to MPEKTAKTAAKATGSKTTASKVAAKAPVKTPVKAAPPKAAVAPKAPVKPVAAAPRVEEPKKIVTQRQGFKANEFVVYPAHGVGQILAIEEQEIAGAKLELFVINFMKDKMTLRVPTAKVANVGMRKLSEPALVKKALETLKGRARVKRTMWSRRAQEYEAKINSGDIVAIAEVVRDLYRSESQPEQSYSERQLYEAALDRLSREIAVVQHSTETEAVKEIESQLAKSPRRGAKAEATGADGEADEADVEADGDDAAVADEAA, encoded by the coding sequence ATGCCAGAAAAGACTGCCAAGACTGCCGCGAAAGCGACGGGTTCGAAGACCACTGCGTCGAAAGTTGCTGCCAAGGCTCCCGTGAAGACCCCTGTGAAGGCTGCACCCCCGAAGGCCGCTGTTGCGCCGAAGGCTCCCGTCAAGCCGGTCGCCGCCGCGCCGCGCGTCGAGGAGCCGAAGAAGATCGTGACCCAGCGTCAGGGCTTCAAGGCGAACGAATTCGTGGTCTATCCCGCTCACGGCGTCGGCCAGATCCTGGCCATCGAGGAGCAGGAGATCGCGGGCGCCAAGCTCGAACTGTTCGTGATCAATTTCATGAAGGACAAGATGACGCTCCGCGTGCCGACCGCCAAGGTCGCCAATGTCGGCATGCGCAAGCTGTCCGAGCCGGCGCTGGTCAAGAAGGCGCTGGAGACGCTCAAGGGCCGTGCGCGCGTCAAGCGGACCATGTGGTCGCGCCGGGCGCAGGAATACGAAGCCAAGATCAATTCGGGCGACATCGTCGCGATCGCCGAAGTGGTCCGCGACCTCTACCGTTCGGAATCGCAGCCCGAGCAGTCCTACAGCGAACGCCAGCTTTATGAAGCAGCGCTCGATCGCCTGTCGCGCGAAATCGCCGTCGTGCAGCATTCGACGGAGACCGAAGCGGTCAAGGAAATCGAAAGCCAGCTCGCCAAGAGCCCGCGCCGCGGCGCCAAGGCGGAGGCGACCGGGGCTGACGGCGAAGCCGACGAGGCCGATGTCGAAGCCGACGGCGACGACGCTGCCGTGGCGGATGAGGCTGCCTGA
- a CDS encoding VOC family protein, which produces MEVNGIAHIFLTASNYERSRAFYRKLLPFLGLKPVIDTETTYYCVGGRTAVGISAPLAEHEGAAFEQQRVGLHHLCFRARERADVDELHGFLQTLGAKIIRAPREDQWAPGYYSILFGDPDGIRLELNHVPGKGLLG; this is translated from the coding sequence ATGGAAGTCAACGGCATCGCGCATATTTTTCTCACCGCCTCGAATTACGAGCGCTCCCGCGCGTTTTATCGCAAGCTGCTGCCGTTTCTCGGGCTGAAACCGGTGATCGATACCGAGACCACCTACTATTGCGTCGGCGGCCGGACCGCGGTCGGCATCAGTGCGCCGTTAGCCGAGCATGAAGGCGCGGCATTCGAGCAGCAGCGTGTCGGCCTGCATCACCTCTGCTTCCGCGCCCGCGAGCGCGCCGACGTCGACGAGCTGCATGGTTTTCTCCAGACGCTCGGCGCAAAAATCATCCGTGCGCCGCGCGAGGATCAGTGGGCGCCGGGATATTATTCGATCCTGTTCGGAGATCCCGATGGCATCCGGCTCGAGCTCAATCATGTGCCGGGGAAGGGGCTGCTGGGGTAG
- a CDS encoding M48 family metalloprotease: MTHRAERREGNRGCNLLAAPALLCAALTLSSCGNLGKLETAAPTVAAPKPSRAVAQTPASEREHERILASYGGAYDDPKLATLIGKTVDRLVAASDRPEQAYRVTILNSGAVNAFALPTGQLYVTRGLVALASDTSELSSVLSHEMAHVIAKHASIREDQARQAAVVTRVVTDMSNDPDLTALALAKTKLTMASFSRAQEFEADGIGVGIAARARFDPYGAARFLAAMERNAAMKAGKTSLDPRAQDFLSSHPATPERVQNAQASARQYSSPQSAERDRETYLAAIDNIVYGEDPSEGFVRGRRFLHPKLGFTFAAPDTFTLDNTAQAVIGVREGGTQAMRFDVVRVPAEQSLSDYLNSGWMEGVDKGSTEDLMINGFPVAAASANGDQWQFKVYALRYGSDVYRFIFAAKQRNTESERNARETVNSFRRLTLEEIQAARPLRIKVITVQPGDTVESLAHRMTGVDRPAERFRILNGLDQHAQIKPRDRVKIVVD, encoded by the coding sequence TTGACGCATCGTGCAGAACGGCGCGAAGGAAACAGGGGCTGCAACCTTCTGGCTGCGCCGGCGCTGCTGTGCGCCGCGCTCACGCTTTCTTCCTGTGGAAATCTCGGAAAACTCGAAACCGCCGCGCCGACGGTGGCGGCGCCGAAGCCGAGCCGCGCCGTCGCGCAAACGCCCGCCAGCGAGCGCGAACATGAGCGCATTCTCGCCTCCTATGGCGGCGCCTATGACGACCCGAAACTCGCGACCCTGATCGGCAAGACCGTCGACCGGCTGGTCGCGGCCTCCGACCGTCCCGAGCAGGCCTACCGGGTGACCATCCTCAATTCCGGCGCGGTCAACGCCTTCGCGCTGCCGACCGGCCAGCTCTATGTGACGCGCGGCCTGGTGGCGCTCGCCAGCGACACCTCCGAGTTGTCCTCGGTGCTGAGCCACGAGATGGCGCATGTCATCGCAAAACACGCCTCGATCCGGGAAGACCAGGCGCGGCAGGCTGCGGTGGTGACCCGTGTCGTCACCGACATGAGCAACGATCCCGATCTGACGGCGCTGGCGCTGGCGAAAACGAAACTGACGATGGCGAGCTTCTCGCGCGCACAGGAATTCGAGGCCGACGGCATCGGCGTCGGCATTGCGGCCCGTGCCCGGTTCGATCCCTATGGCGCGGCACGCTTCCTCGCCGCCATGGAGCGCAATGCGGCGATGAAGGCGGGCAAGACCTCGCTCGATCCCCGCGCGCAGGATTTCCTGTCCTCGCATCCGGCGACGCCCGAACGCGTGCAGAACGCGCAGGCCAGCGCCCGGCAATACTCCTCGCCGCAGAGCGCCGAGCGCGACCGCGAGACCTATCTCGCCGCGATCGACAACATCGTTTATGGCGAGGACCCCAGCGAAGGTTTTGTGCGCGGCCGGCGCTTCCTGCATCCGAAGCTCGGCTTCACCTTCGCTGCGCCCGATACCTTCACGCTGGATAACACCGCGCAGGCCGTGATCGGCGTGCGCGAGGGCGGCACGCAGGCGATGCGCTTCGACGTGGTGCGCGTGCCGGCCGAACAGTCGCTCTCCGATTATCTCAATTCCGGCTGGATGGAAGGCGTTGACAAGGGCTCGACCGAAGACCTCATGATCAACGGTTTCCCGGTGGCGGCAGCCTCGGCGAATGGCGATCAGTGGCAGTTCAAGGTCTATGCGCTGCGCTACGGCAGCGACGTCTACCGCTTCATCTTCGCCGCCAAGCAGCGCAACACCGAGAGCGAGCGCAATGCGCGCGAGACCGTCAATTCGTTCCGCCGCCTGACGCTGGAAGAAATCCAGGCCGCGCGTCCCTTGCGCATCAAGGTCATCACCGTGCAGCCCGGCGATACCGTAGAATCCCTCGCCCACCGCATGACCGGTGTCGATCGCCCCGCCGAGCGCTTCCGCATCCTCAACGGCCTCGACCAGCACGCGCAGATCAAGCCGCGCGATCGCGTGAAGATCGTGGTGGATTGA
- a CDS encoding thermonuclease family protein, translating to MTRPALRGNAALPACAASLLVLASVGPADAADCALEPQGEGRVAAVIDARSFRLEDGREVRLAGIERGGTDGASGRAALSAIAGGRDVTLHGEDDTPDRYGRQGAFVFATGSEHSVQSELLRRGEALFSADTADKNCAAALAAAEGAARDAKLGIWAETSAIKNTESPGDILAAIGQFTVVEGRVLSVRQAGAMIYLNFGRNWTRDFAATISRRIVPVFENASLGPKSLENRRIRVRGIVSSRGGPRIELFRVGQIEVLGGK from the coding sequence ATGACCCGTCCGGCATTGCGTGGCAACGCGGCGCTCCCGGCATGCGCCGCGTCACTTCTCGTGCTGGCGTCCGTTGGACCGGCCGATGCCGCCGATTGCGCGCTCGAGCCGCAGGGCGAAGGACGTGTCGCCGCCGTGATCGATGCGCGCAGCTTTCGCCTCGAAGACGGCCGCGAGGTCCGGCTCGCCGGCATCGAGCGCGGTGGAACCGACGGGGCCAGCGGCAGAGCCGCATTGTCCGCGATCGCCGGCGGCCGCGACGTGACGCTGCATGGCGAGGACGACACGCCGGATCGCTATGGCCGCCAGGGCGCCTTTGTGTTCGCGACAGGCTCGGAACACTCGGTGCAAAGCGAGCTGCTGCGCCGCGGCGAGGCGCTGTTTTCGGCCGATACAGCCGACAAAAATTGCGCTGCAGCACTGGCCGCCGCCGAGGGCGCGGCACGCGATGCCAAATTGGGCATTTGGGCTGAAACCTCGGCCATAAAAAACACAGAAAGTCCGGGCGATATTCTGGCAGCGATTGGGCAGTTTACGGTGGTCGAGGGCAGAGTTCTGTCCGTTCGGCAGGCAGGGGCAATGATCTACCTGAATTTCGGGCGGAACTGGACACGGGACTTTGCTGCGACTATTTCAAGGCGCATCGTTCCGGTGTTCGAGAACGCCAGCCTTGGACCTAAATCGCTCGAAAATCGACGGATTCGTGTCCGCGGCATTGTCTCGTCGCGGGGAGGACCACGGATCGAACTGTTCCGGGTGGGGCAGATTGAGGTGCTGGGCGGGAAATAA
- a CDS encoding helicase-related protein: MAFSPSSFAHDRAPGAGVTAVLGPTNTGKTHLAIERMLGHSSGVIGLPLRLLAREVYNKIADRAGSEAVALITGEEKIKPKNPRYWVSTVEAMPRDLDVSFLAVDEIQIAADLERGHVFTDRILHRRGRDETLLLGAATMRPIIERLLPGASIITRPRLSQLEFAGDRKITRQPRRTAIVAFSADEVYAIAELIRRQHGGAAVVLGSLSPRTRNAQVAMFQNGDVDYLVATDAVGMGLNLDVDHVAFASDRKYDGYQFRRLNPSEFAQIAGRAGRATRNGTFGTTGRCGPFEPELVNALQNHTFDSVKMLQWRNSKLDFASLGALQVSLALSPGHEVLTRAPIAEDLRVLDHAARDGEVRDMAHGAVAVERLWDACQIPDYRKIAPAAHAELVTTLYAFLMKKGRIPDAWFGAQVDQADRVTGDIDTLSGRIAQIRTWTFVANRPDWLSDPDHWQGITREVENKLSDALHERLTERFVDRRTSVLMRRLRENSVLNTEIGKTGEVIVEGHAIGRLDGFTFAPDAAEAGSDAKALQAAAQQVLASEIDARATKLAAAPDDQFVLASDGTIRWTGDAVAKLVAADDALHPRLRIIADDRLSGAPREAVQARLDLWLKTHIEKLLGPLFGLSKAEDITGIGRGIAFQLVEALGVLERAKISAEMKDLDQASRATLRKYGVRFGAYHIYFPGLLKPAARALASLLWAEKQDNVDMSALSGAQHLASSGRTSFPVDKALPRDAYRLLGYRQCGERAVRVDILERLADLIRPALAWRETSPGEKPTGAFDGRGFVVTQAMTSLTGSAGEDFASILRALGYRMERRPPLPPKPAPDVVVETVSTEAPPVEASAETTAETTAETTAEEVAAEVPDSSEPASSASLLPNVTPVTEATEEVAPAETTPAEAAIADAPPEQEAEQVVSAAEAAAEPATASEAPSEAAAAEAPAEAAPAEAVAAEAKSDAPAEPQLIEVWRPGGRSDERRPHHDRNRQRHHGRPAEAAPAASGEGAEAAPREQRHRRGRRHNEFRKPREGVPADATAAPTAAEGAPAAEARQDRPPRERVEGKGRDDNRRDKFDRNKGDRNKGGGRDKGERGGRDFGGRDKGGRDKRDSGPSHRQWATSASPRDRDRPVDPNSPFAKLAALKEQLAGNRKE, from the coding sequence ATGGCTTTCTCACCTTCCAGCTTCGCACACGACCGCGCGCCCGGCGCCGGCGTTACCGCTGTGCTCGGGCCGACCAACACCGGCAAGACGCATCTGGCGATCGAGCGGATGCTGGGGCATTCGTCCGGCGTGATCGGCCTGCCGCTGCGGCTGTTGGCGCGCGAGGTCTACAACAAGATCGCGGATCGGGCGGGGAGCGAGGCGGTCGCGCTGATCACCGGCGAGGAGAAGATCAAGCCGAAGAACCCGCGCTACTGGGTGTCCACCGTCGAGGCGATGCCGCGGGATCTCGACGTGTCGTTTCTCGCCGTCGATGAAATCCAGATCGCGGCCGATCTCGAGCGCGGCCATGTCTTCACCGACCGCATCCTGCACCGCCGCGGCCGCGACGAGACGCTGCTGCTGGGGGCTGCCACCATGCGGCCGATCATCGAGCGGCTGCTGCCGGGCGCCTCCATCATCACACGGCCGCGGCTGTCGCAGCTCGAGTTCGCCGGCGACCGCAAGATCACGCGCCAGCCCAGGCGTACTGCGATCGTCGCGTTCTCGGCCGATGAAGTCTATGCCATCGCGGAGCTGATCCGCAGGCAGCATGGCGGCGCCGCTGTCGTATTGGGCTCGCTGTCGCCGCGCACACGCAATGCACAGGTGGCAATGTTCCAGAACGGCGACGTCGATTATCTCGTCGCCACCGACGCCGTCGGCATGGGGCTGAACCTCGACGTCGATCACGTCGCGTTTGCCTCCGACCGCAAGTATGACGGCTATCAGTTCCGCCGGCTCAATCCGTCCGAGTTCGCGCAGATCGCGGGCCGTGCGGGGCGCGCCACGCGCAACGGCACGTTCGGCACCACGGGGCGCTGCGGGCCGTTCGAGCCGGAACTGGTGAACGCGCTGCAGAACCACACCTTCGACAGCGTCAAAATGCTGCAGTGGCGTAATTCGAAACTGGATTTTGCCTCGCTCGGCGCGCTGCAGGTCTCCCTCGCACTGTCGCCGGGGCACGAGGTTTTGACCCGCGCGCCGATTGCCGAAGATTTGCGCGTGCTCGATCATGCGGCACGCGACGGCGAGGTGAGGGACATGGCCCACGGCGCGGTCGCCGTGGAACGGCTGTGGGACGCCTGCCAGATCCCGGATTACCGCAAGATCGCGCCGGCCGCCCACGCCGAGCTGGTGACCACGCTTTATGCATTCCTGATGAAAAAGGGCCGTATACCGGACGCCTGGTTCGGAGCCCAGGTCGACCAGGCCGACCGCGTGACCGGCGATATCGACACGCTGTCGGGCCGGATTGCGCAAATCCGCACCTGGACCTTCGTCGCCAACCGCCCGGACTGGCTGTCCGACCCCGACCATTGGCAGGGGATCACCCGGGAGGTCGAAAATAAATTATCCGATGCGCTGCATGAACGGCTTACGGAGCGTTTCGTTGACCGCCGTACCAGTGTATTGATGCGCCGCCTGCGGGAGAACTCAGTTTTGAATACGGAAATTGGCAAGACCGGCGAAGTGATTGTGGAAGGCCACGCGATCGGCCGGCTCGATGGATTTACCTTTGCACCCGATGCGGCGGAAGCCGGCTCGGACGCCAAGGCGCTGCAGGCGGCTGCCCAGCAGGTGCTTGCCAGCGAGATCGACGCGCGCGCCACCAAGCTTGCCGCAGCACCCGACGACCAGTTCGTGCTGGCGTCAGACGGCACCATCCGCTGGACCGGCGATGCCGTTGCAAAGCTCGTTGCCGCCGACGACGCGCTGCATCCGCGATTGCGCATCATTGCCGACGATCGCCTCTCCGGCGCGCCGCGCGAGGCCGTGCAGGCGCGGCTCGATCTGTGGCTGAAGACGCATATCGAGAAGCTGCTCGGTCCGCTGTTCGGGCTGTCGAAAGCCGAGGACATCACCGGCATCGGACGCGGCATCGCGTTCCAATTGGTCGAGGCGCTCGGCGTGCTGGAGCGCGCAAAAATTTCCGCCGAGATGAAGGATCTCGACCAGGCCTCGCGCGCCACCTTACGCAAATACGGCGTGCGCTTCGGCGCCTACCACATCTATTTCCCGGGGCTGCTCAAGCCTGCTGCGCGCGCGCTAGCTTCGCTGTTGTGGGCCGAGAAGCAGGACAATGTCGACATGTCCGCGCTATCAGGGGCGCAGCATCTGGCGAGCTCGGGCCGCACCTCGTTCCCGGTCGACAAGGCGCTGCCGCGCGATGCCTATCGTTTGCTCGGCTATCGCCAGTGCGGCGAGCGCGCGGTGCGCGTTGATATTCTGGAACGGCTCGCCGATCTCATTCGTCCTGCGCTGGCGTGGCGCGAGACTTCGCCCGGCGAAAAGCCGACCGGTGCGTTCGACGGCCGCGGTTTTGTGGTGACGCAGGCGATGACCTCGCTCACCGGCTCGGCCGGCGAAGATTTTGCCTCGATCCTGCGTGCGCTCGGCTACCGCATGGAGCGCCGCCCGCCATTGCCGCCGAAGCCCGCGCCCGACGTCGTTGTCGAGACCGTCTCCACTGAGGCACCGCCGGTCGAGGCGAGTGCGGAGACAACGGCAGAGACAACGGCAGAGACAACGGCGGAAGAAGTTGCCGCCGAAGTGCCTGATAGCAGCGAGCCCGCGTCATCGGCTTCATTGCTGCCGAATGTCACGCCCGTGACGGAAGCGACCGAAGAGGTTGCGCCCGCCGAGACCACGCCGGCGGAAGCCGCGATCGCGGATGCGCCCCCGGAACAGGAGGCGGAGCAGGTGGTCAGCGCCGCCGAAGCTGCGGCCGAGCCCGCCACCGCGAGCGAAGCTCCCAGTGAAGCCGCCGCCGCAGAAGCTCCTGCAGAAGCCGCTCCCGCAGAAGCCGTTGCCGCGGAAGCCAAGTCCGATGCGCCGGCCGAGCCGCAACTCATCGAAGTCTGGCGGCCCGGCGGCCGTTCCGACGAGCGCCGTCCGCACCACGACCGCAACCGCCAGCGTCATCACGGCCGCCCGGCCGAAGCCGCGCCAGCAGCTAGCGGCGAAGGCGCCGAGGCCGCGCCGCGCGAGCAGCGCCATCGCCGTGGCCGCCGTCACAACGAGTTTCGCAAGCCGCGCGAGGGCGTGCCGGCGGATGCCACGGCTGCCCCGACGGCGGCCGAGGGCGCGCCGGCGGCTGAAGCACGTCAGGACCGGCCGCCCCGCGAGCGCGTCGAGGGCAAGGGCCGCGACGACAACCGCCGCGACAAGTTCGATCGCAACAAGGGCGACCGCAACAAGGGTGGTGGTCGCGACAAGGGTGAGCGCGGCGGCCGTGATTTCGGCGGACGCGACAAGGGTGGCCGTGACAAGCGCGACTCAGGCCCCTCGCATCGTCAATGGGCGACCAGCGCCAGCCCGCGCGACCGCGACCGTCCGGTCGATCCCAATTCGCCATTTGCAAAACTGGCGGCGCTGAAGGAGCAGCTTGCGGGCAACCGCAAGGAGTAA
- the fdxA gene encoding ferredoxin FdxA, translating into MTYVVTEACIKCKYTDCVEVCPVDCFYEGENMLVIHPDECIDCGVCEPECPADAIKPDTEPGLEKWLEVNTEYAKSWPNITQKKEAPTDAKEFEGVEGKFDKYFSKEPGAGD; encoded by the coding sequence ATGACTTACGTCGTCACTGAAGCCTGCATCAAATGCAAATATACCGACTGCGTTGAAGTCTGCCCCGTCGACTGCTTCTACGAGGGCGAGAACATGCTGGTTATCCATCCCGACGAATGCATCGACTGCGGCGTCTGCGAACCCGAATGTCCCGCCGACGCCATCAAGCCGGACACCGAGCCCGGCCTGGAGAAGTGGCTCGAGGTCAACACCGAGTACGCCAAGAGCTGGCCCAACATCACCCAGAAGAAGGAAGCGCCGACGGACGCGAAAGAGTTCGAAGGTGTGGAGGGCAAGTTCGATAAATATTTTTCCAAGGAGCCCGGTGCCGGCGACTAG
- a CDS encoding AraC family transcriptional regulator: MQPGTAPLLEQLPIFRSRNVEETGAFLRAKGYRFDIAGRQARQLDARLNGVYMPGLYVGYVQYGGASVVLSPSPARTDTWIHLPLRGQLEATIGRDNVVCNPNLATIISPTRERCRLVSEADSSRIQLSLTKSSLTGQLAVLLGEPPTAPLDFAPTIDLATGYGRSLARYVLMAVADLEQAGSVLWSSTTMSQFEQFIITALLLSHPHNYSNALRRLERPIAPRDVRRAVDYIEAHLDQAVTVADLVTATGVAGRTLFMHFRDFKGVSPMRYLRNARLRQVRQALLRADPEANVTEIAMSAGFTHMGRFSITYRTYFGESPSETLRGQAQQLRKQP; the protein is encoded by the coding sequence ATGCAGCCTGGCACAGCGCCGCTTCTGGAGCAGTTGCCCATCTTCCGCAGCCGCAATGTGGAAGAGACCGGTGCATTCCTGCGCGCGAAAGGCTACCGCTTCGACATCGCAGGGCGGCAGGCCCGCCAGCTCGATGCGCGCCTCAACGGCGTTTACATGCCGGGCCTCTACGTGGGTTACGTGCAATACGGCGGCGCATCGGTTGTCCTGTCTCCGAGCCCTGCCCGCACCGACACCTGGATCCACCTGCCGCTTCGCGGGCAGCTTGAAGCCACCATTGGCCGTGACAACGTCGTTTGCAATCCGAACCTTGCCACGATCATCTCGCCGACGCGCGAGAGATGTCGGCTGGTATCGGAGGCCGATAGCAGCCGCATCCAACTGTCTTTGACCAAATCCAGCCTTACAGGTCAGCTTGCCGTCCTACTCGGCGAGCCACCAACCGCTCCCCTCGACTTTGCGCCCACCATCGACCTCGCTACGGGGTACGGCCGCAGCCTGGCACGCTACGTGCTGATGGCCGTCGCGGACCTGGAACAGGCGGGATCGGTGCTCTGGAGCTCGACGACGATGAGCCAGTTCGAGCAGTTCATTATTACCGCACTGCTGCTGTCGCATCCGCACAATTACAGCAACGCGCTGCGACGCCTCGAGAGGCCGATTGCGCCGCGTGACGTAAGGCGCGCGGTCGACTACATCGAAGCTCATCTCGATCAGGCAGTCACAGTGGCCGACCTCGTTACGGCGACCGGGGTTGCGGGCCGGACGCTCTTTATGCACTTCAGGGATTTCAAGGGCGTCTCGCCGATGCGCTACCTGCGGAACGCCCGCTTGAGGCAAGTTCGTCAGGCCCTGCTGCGGGCCGATCCGGAAGCGAATGTCACCGAGATTGCCATGAGCGCGGGGTTCACCCACATGGGCCGGTTCTCGATCACGTACCGCACGTATTTTGGGGAAAGTCCTTCGGAGACGCTGAGAGGTCAGGCGCAGCAGCTTCGGAAGCAACCGTAG